In the Astatotilapia calliptera chromosome 5, fAstCal1.2, whole genome shotgun sequence genome, one interval contains:
- the LOC113022838 gene encoding netrin-4 isoform X2, giving the protein MHVVNTAGTRTTLSNMLGTSRHLMLVALGWLFLVVMRGSEAVSSCLDRACSPPIGNLASGRTLFTLSNCCGNSTSQHPLCPQPSVSPQACSQDPHPALHMTDDPFLHPDTWWASGGRRTMRGQQDEIRLDLETKFCLTHLVLVFKSPRPAAMAIERSVDFGKTWEALKVFAYNCSLEFGLPDDFNQPGSPCTSRYTDAAPCTGGEVILRTLNPSSAMILDPYSPEALSHLTITNLRVRLLKFQTCSPALTPPGRWTSITSSVHSPPSSSENSASAPYAIYTLLARGTCLCHGHAEYCVPHNNGNKETEDSNMVFGRCLCTHHTAGDHCDKCAPLYNDQPWRPANGSSGEANSCQKCECHGHAATCHFSQRAWLSSGRLSGGVCEDCQHNTAGRRCHRCRYGYHRHPSLPLSSPHTCTRCWCDPQGSFPSPPGKEEPWCHARSGQCHCKSGVGGTSCSHCLPGYWGFGGEGCKPCTCPHQCDPFTGQCLHSYTNKQMLNVPIGGKIPDLDHFLPTEEEAHLSQELTVSALHYTGKCSCKEKKLRSASELCKTKHDYVIKANVLSAHDKGSHAEVHVKVRKVLRSGQVALRLGTASIYPLSWTSRGCTCPILNPGMEYLLAGKEERATGRLLVTMQSVVVPWTPRVGLIVSNSLRNGCR; this is encoded by the exons ATGCATGTTGTAAACACAGCAGGAACGAGGACAACGCTGTCTAATATGCTCGGGACATCTCGACATCTGATGCTGGTGGCTCTCGGTTGGCTATTTTTGGTTGTGATGCGCGGCAGCGAAGCAG TTTCTAGTTGCCTGGACCGTGCCTGTAGTCCACCCATAGGAAACCTGGCAAGTGGCAGGACCCTGTTCACCCTCTCAAACTGCTGTGGGAACAGCACATCCCAGCATCCTCTGTGTCCCCAACCTTCTGTCAGTCCTCAGGCCTGCTCTCAGGATCCTCACCCAGCTCTTCACATGACTGATGACCCTTTCTTGCATCCAGATACCTGGTGGGCATCAGGTGGACGTAGAACCATGCGGGGGCAGCAGGATGAGATACGTTTAGACCTGGAAACGAAATTCTGTCTTACTCACTTGGTTTTGGTGTTCAAGTCACCGCGGCCTGCTGCCATGGCCATTGAACGCTCAGTGGACTTTGGAAAGACGTGGGAAGCTTTAAAGGTTTTTGCGTATAATTGCAGCTTAGAATTCGGTTTGCCTGATGACTTCAATCAGCCAGGGTCACCGTGTACATCCCGCTATACTGATGCTGCACCCTGCACGGGTGGAGAG GTCATATTACGTACTCTAAACCCCAGCAGTGCTATGATACTCGACCCCTACAGTCCAGAGGCCCTCTCTCACCTGACCATCACAAATCTCCGTGTCAGACTGCTAAAATTCCAGACCTGTAGCCCAGCTCTGACCCCCCCAGGACGCTGGACAAGCATCACATCCTCAGTCCACAGCCCCCCATCCAGTTCAGAAAATTCTGCTTCAGCACCTTATGCTATTTATACTTTACTGGCAAGAGGCACCTGCCTGTGCCATGGACATGCTGAGTATTGTGTACCACACAACAATGGAAACAAGGAAACAGAGGACAGTAACATG GTGTTTGGTAGGTGTCTGTGTACTCACCACACAGCTGGAGATCACTGTGACAAGTGCGCCCCGCTCTACAATGATCAACCTTGGAGGCCTGCCAATGGAAGCAGTGGGGAGGCCAACTCATGCCAGA AGTGTGAGTGCCATGGTCACGCAGCTACCTGCCACTTCTCTCAGCGGGCATGGCTTTCCTCTGGCAGACTCagtgggggtgtgtgtgagGACTGCCAGCACAACACAGCGGGGCGTAGATGCCATCGCTGTCGCTATGGCTACCACCGCCACCCATCCCTGCCCCTCAGCTCCCCCCACACGTGCACAC GCTGCTGGTGTGATCCTCAGGGTTCTTTCCCTTCTCCACCTGGAAAGGAGGAACCCTGGTGCCACGCTAGGAGTGGCCAGTGCCACTGTAAATCTGGTGTAGGGGGCACAAGCTGCAGCCACTGTCTACCTGGCTACTGGGGCTTTGGAGGGGAGGGATGCAAACCTTGCACATGCCCCCACCAATGTGATCCATTCACTGGCCAGTGTCTCCACAG CTACACAAATAAGCAAATGTTAAATGTGCCCATTGGTGGGAAAATACCTGATTTGGATCATTTTTTGCCAACTGAAGAAGAAGCACACTTGTCTCAGGAGCTCACAGTCTCTGCTCTGCATTACACAG GGAAGTGTAGCTGTAAAGAGAAAAAGCTGAGAAGTGCGTCTGAGCTCTGTAAGACCAAACATGATTATG TCATCAAGGCCAATGTGTTGTCTGCTCATGACAAAGGCAGCCATGCCGAAGTACACGTCAAAGTTCGCAAGGTCCTTCGATCAGGTCAGGTGGCGCTGCGCTTAGGAACCGCCAGCATCTATCCTCTGTCCTGGACCAGCCGTGGCTGCACATGCCCCATATTAAACCCAG GTATGGAGTACCTGCTTGCAGGCAAAGAGGAGCGTGCAACGGGCCGTTTGCTCGTCACTATGCAGAGCGTCGTGGTTCCATGGACACCTCGTGTAGGTCTGATTGTATCAAACAGCCTGAGAAATGGATGCCGCTGA
- the LOC113022838 gene encoding netrin-4 isoform X1, which translates to MCWKMHWQHGHRQIKRTICIAQSWNKHFPLLSHTLTHSHSPSASVSSCLDRACSPPIGNLASGRTLFTLSNCCGNSTSQHPLCPQPSVSPQACSQDPHPALHMTDDPFLHPDTWWASGGRRTMRGQQDEIRLDLETKFCLTHLVLVFKSPRPAAMAIERSVDFGKTWEALKVFAYNCSLEFGLPDDFNQPGSPCTSRYTDAAPCTGGEVILRTLNPSSAMILDPYSPEALSHLTITNLRVRLLKFQTCSPALTPPGRWTSITSSVHSPPSSSENSASAPYAIYTLLARGTCLCHGHAEYCVPHNNGNKETEDSNMVFGRCLCTHHTAGDHCDKCAPLYNDQPWRPANGSSGEANSCQKCECHGHAATCHFSQRAWLSSGRLSGGVCEDCQHNTAGRRCHRCRYGYHRHPSLPLSSPHTCTRCWCDPQGSFPSPPGKEEPWCHARSGQCHCKSGVGGTSCSHCLPGYWGFGGEGCKPCTCPHQCDPFTGQCLHSYTNKQMLNVPIGGKIPDLDHFLPTEEEAHLSQELTVSALHYTGKCSCKEKKLRSASELCKTKHDYVIKANVLSAHDKGSHAEVHVKVRKVLRSGQVALRLGTASIYPLSWTSRGCTCPILNPGMEYLLAGKEERATGRLLVTMQSVVVPWTPRVGLIVSNSLRNGCR; encoded by the exons ATGTGTTGGAAAATGCACTGGCAGCACGGACATCGGCAGATCAAAAGAACGATCTGTATTGCTCAGTCATGGAATAAACATTTTCCACTACTGtctcacactctcactcactctcATTCACCCTCTGCCTCAGTTTCTAGTTGCCTGGACCGTGCCTGTAGTCCACCCATAGGAAACCTGGCAAGTGGCAGGACCCTGTTCACCCTCTCAAACTGCTGTGGGAACAGCACATCCCAGCATCCTCTGTGTCCCCAACCTTCTGTCAGTCCTCAGGCCTGCTCTCAGGATCCTCACCCAGCTCTTCACATGACTGATGACCCTTTCTTGCATCCAGATACCTGGTGGGCATCAGGTGGACGTAGAACCATGCGGGGGCAGCAGGATGAGATACGTTTAGACCTGGAAACGAAATTCTGTCTTACTCACTTGGTTTTGGTGTTCAAGTCACCGCGGCCTGCTGCCATGGCCATTGAACGCTCAGTGGACTTTGGAAAGACGTGGGAAGCTTTAAAGGTTTTTGCGTATAATTGCAGCTTAGAATTCGGTTTGCCTGATGACTTCAATCAGCCAGGGTCACCGTGTACATCCCGCTATACTGATGCTGCACCCTGCACGGGTGGAGAG GTCATATTACGTACTCTAAACCCCAGCAGTGCTATGATACTCGACCCCTACAGTCCAGAGGCCCTCTCTCACCTGACCATCACAAATCTCCGTGTCAGACTGCTAAAATTCCAGACCTGTAGCCCAGCTCTGACCCCCCCAGGACGCTGGACAAGCATCACATCCTCAGTCCACAGCCCCCCATCCAGTTCAGAAAATTCTGCTTCAGCACCTTATGCTATTTATACTTTACTGGCAAGAGGCACCTGCCTGTGCCATGGACATGCTGAGTATTGTGTACCACACAACAATGGAAACAAGGAAACAGAGGACAGTAACATG GTGTTTGGTAGGTGTCTGTGTACTCACCACACAGCTGGAGATCACTGTGACAAGTGCGCCCCGCTCTACAATGATCAACCTTGGAGGCCTGCCAATGGAAGCAGTGGGGAGGCCAACTCATGCCAGA AGTGTGAGTGCCATGGTCACGCAGCTACCTGCCACTTCTCTCAGCGGGCATGGCTTTCCTCTGGCAGACTCagtgggggtgtgtgtgagGACTGCCAGCACAACACAGCGGGGCGTAGATGCCATCGCTGTCGCTATGGCTACCACCGCCACCCATCCCTGCCCCTCAGCTCCCCCCACACGTGCACAC GCTGCTGGTGTGATCCTCAGGGTTCTTTCCCTTCTCCACCTGGAAAGGAGGAACCCTGGTGCCACGCTAGGAGTGGCCAGTGCCACTGTAAATCTGGTGTAGGGGGCACAAGCTGCAGCCACTGTCTACCTGGCTACTGGGGCTTTGGAGGGGAGGGATGCAAACCTTGCACATGCCCCCACCAATGTGATCCATTCACTGGCCAGTGTCTCCACAG CTACACAAATAAGCAAATGTTAAATGTGCCCATTGGTGGGAAAATACCTGATTTGGATCATTTTTTGCCAACTGAAGAAGAAGCACACTTGTCTCAGGAGCTCACAGTCTCTGCTCTGCATTACACAG GGAAGTGTAGCTGTAAAGAGAAAAAGCTGAGAAGTGCGTCTGAGCTCTGTAAGACCAAACATGATTATG TCATCAAGGCCAATGTGTTGTCTGCTCATGACAAAGGCAGCCATGCCGAAGTACACGTCAAAGTTCGCAAGGTCCTTCGATCAGGTCAGGTGGCGCTGCGCTTAGGAACCGCCAGCATCTATCCTCTGTCCTGGACCAGCCGTGGCTGCACATGCCCCATATTAAACCCAG GTATGGAGTACCTGCTTGCAGGCAAAGAGGAGCGTGCAACGGGCCGTTTGCTCGTCACTATGCAGAGCGTCGTGGTTCCATGGACACCTCGTGTAGGTCTGATTGTATCAAACAGCCTGAGAAATGGATGCCGCTGA
- the chchd4a gene encoding mitochondrial intermembrane space import and assembly protein 40, which produces MSYCRQEGKDRIIFVTKEDHETPSNAELVADDPNDPYEEQGLILPNGDINWNCPCLGGMASGPCGSQFKEAFSCFHYSKEEVKGSECIDHFRNMQECMQRYPELYPQEADKDESATPSDSAALTSESDSTAVTSAVSSDSTSPTDDQAAS; this is translated from the exons ATGTCTTACTGCAGGCAGGAAG GTAAAGATCGCATCATCTTTGTGACGAAGGAAGACCATGAGACACCCAGCAACGCTGAGCTGGTAGCGGATGACCCCAACGATCCATACGAGGAACAGG GCCTCATCCTGCCAAATGGAGACATCAACTGGAACTGCCCGTGTCTGGGCGGGATGGCCAGCGGACCGTGCGGCTCTCAGTTTAAAGAGGCCTTCTCGTGCTTCCACTACAGTAAGGAAGAAGTGAAGGGTTCCGAGTGCATCGACCATTTCCGTAACATGCAGGAGTGCATGCAGAGGTACCCCGAGCTCTATCCCCAGGAGGCCGACAAAGACGAGTCCGCCACCCCGTCTGACAGTGCTGCCTTAACATCCGAGAGCGACTCTACTGCGGTCACCTCAGCTGTTTCGTCTGACAGCACCTCACCTACAGACGACCAGGCCGCCAGCTAG